TGAATCCGGTATCAAGAAATTCCAGATGTTAGATTGCAGACTACAATTGGTTCCGATTTCCACTGTATAATTTTTAGGCTGAATTCACCGGGGCGTTAGCCCTGTTGGCGTCGTATGGCCGCGATGGCATAGCGCATCAAGCGAAAGGTCATATGATTGCCAGGGGGAACTTTGATATTCGATCCGCGCGTAAACGTATCCGCCCTACGTGTGCGATTTTAGCGAGTAAAGTCCGTCAGAATAGTAGGGGGCGTTATCATCGGACGATGATAATCAGAGTACCCTTGTGAACAATGGCTCAGGGTCATTTTAGGACAAACATTTCAGGCTGCATCTTGATCAAAACATTGAGAGAAGTAAGGCAACCGGGAGGCTCAAGGGCCAGGTTATACCGATAAGAGATGCAGATAACCACCTGACTAATAAGCTCTGATCACGCGTGAGGGGGAAGATGATGAAAGTAGAGACAATAACGCCAACTACGTAA
The sequence above is drawn from the Yersinia intermedia genome and encodes:
- a CDS encoding GhoT/OrtT family toxin, whose protein sequence is MDTGFILFWIYVVGVIVSTFIIFPLTRDQSLLVRWLSASLIGITWPLSLPVALLLSMF